TCCAACTTGTTTTGCTAATGATTTTGCACCTGTACCTTTTCTTTGATAAAAGTACCAGTTGACTCCAAAAGAGATCACATAGAATCCGATAAAGAAGTAGAAAGCTGTAACTGGTGTGCCAGTCGTATTAACAGACCACCCAAAAAGCTTTGGAATAAAGAATGAGCCATAGGCAGCGAATGCCGCTGAAAATCCGATAACTGGTGCTGCTTCTTTTGGGATGAAGATTGTTGGAATCATTTGGAATGTTGAACCAGAACCAATCCCAGATGCTAAGAATAATACCAAGAAAGCAATTAAGAATCCTGCAAACTGTTTATTATTTATGAAGTAAATAACACCTGCTGCCCCGATTCCCATGATGACTAATACATATGCTGTAACTCTTGCACCACCAAGTTTGTCAGCCATCCAGCCCCCGACTGGTCTTGCAGCTGCTGCCACTAAAGCACCAAGAAAGGCAAGGGAGAGGTGTTCAGGGAATTGAGATTTTAATAATAACGGGAATGCCGCTGAATATCCGATAAAAGATCCAAATGTTGCTACGTAAAGAACAGTCATGATCCAAGTGTGTTTCCGTTTTACAATCACAAATTGGTCTGCTACTGATTGTTTTGCTCCTGGAACATTATCCATTTTAAAGAAGGCAAGCAAAGTCATTATCACAATTGGGATTACCCAGATAAATGCTGCGTTTTGTAACCAAACTTCCTGGCCATTTGCTAGTACTTGTTTGTCGCCAATAAGTGCAAAAGTACCTGAAGTAATAATTAATGGTGTGACGAATTGAACAACTGACACACCCATGTTTCCTAAACCGCCATTAATTCCAAGTGCAGTTCCTTTTTCCTTTTTCGGAAAGAAAAAACTTATATTGGCTGAGGAGGATGAAAAGTTCCCGCCGCCAAGACCGCAAAGTGCTGCAAGTAAAAGCATAATCGAAAAAGGTGTCTCTGGATTTTGGACAGCAAAACCAATACCGATTGCAGGAATCGCAAGAACGGCTGTTGAAATAACTGTCCAGTTCTTTCCGCCTATAGATCCAACTGCAAATGTATAAACAAAGCGCAGTGTTGCACCAACTAGTCCTGGGATTGCCGCAAGGGTAAATAATTGTTCTTCGGTAAAATGGAAGCCAATATCATTAAGTCTAACAGCAACTACAGACCATATCTGCCAAACGATAAATGCGAGCATCAAAGATGGAACGGAGATCCATAAGTTTCTTCTTGCATGTTTTTTTCCTTCAGTATTCCAGAACTTTTCGTCTTCTGGATTCCAATAATTAATTCGGGCCATGATAAATTCCCCCATAATTGTTTCAAAATTTTATTTTGCTTAATTGATGTTGTTGATGATGTTACTATAAACCATATGATAAGATGATTTTTGTGACGTACGTCACAAAAATCGTGAACGAACTGTGAACTCAAATGGTTTGACAAAAAGTTGTAATATTTATCACTTCATGAAGAAAAATTCAAAAAAGACCCTCAATGATGAAGGTCTCTAAATGGAATTCCGTCAGGCTGTCGAATAACTCTCGGCATCCTCTTATTTTATTCATTCACTTCAATAATCCACTGCGTTAATTCGTTATATTATTATTGGTGTATAGGCTTTTAAACAGGCCCATTCGCAGGGACAATCAATAAATTTGGTATTTAGATTTTGACAGAATAAAAAATTGCCGAGAAAAATACCCTTTCTCGACAATCTGACTAAATGAAATTTAGTTTTTCTTTGGATGTTCATTTTCTTCTTTAAACATTCCAACATAATTTTTTGTTTCTCCTGCGTCATTTTGGATTGACGTAATGGTTAACCATTCTTTATAAATCTCATTATTTTTCCTTTTATTCCAAATATACCCTTCCCAAATTCTTTTAGTTTTCAGACTCTCCCACATTATTTTATAAAATTCATTGTCATGTTCTCCAGATTGCAGGATGCTTGGGGTCTTTCCTATTACTTCTGCTTGACTGTATCCTGTAATTTTTGTAAATGCCGGGTTGACGCTCTGAATGATCCCATCTACATCCGTTATACAAATACCGTCTACCGCATGGTTTACAATTTTTGCTGAAATATCAAGTTTATCTTGATAGTAAAGCCAAACAACGATGACTAGACTTGCAAGTGAAAATTCGGATAAGCACATAAAACCAATCGCATAATCTCCAGTCCAATTTAAGAGGATCGTAAGGATAATTGGCGGAAAAAAACCGCCAAAACCACCCATTGCTGC
The DNA window shown above is from Neobacillus sp. WH10 and carries:
- a CDS encoding NarK family nitrate/nitrite MFS transporter, with amino-acid sequence MARINYWNPEDEKFWNTEGKKHARRNLWISVPSLMLAFIVWQIWSVVAVRLNDIGFHFTEEQLFTLAAIPGLVGATLRFVYTFAVGSIGGKNWTVISTAVLAIPAIGIGFAVQNPETPFSIMLLLAALCGLGGGNFSSSSANISFFFPKKEKGTALGINGGLGNMGVSVVQFVTPLIITSGTFALIGDKQVLANGQEVWLQNAAFIWVIPIVIMTLLAFFKMDNVPGAKQSVADQFVIVKRKHTWIMTVLYVATFGSFIGYSAAFPLLLKSQFPEHLSLAFLGALVAAAARPVGGWMADKLGGARVTAYVLVIMGIGAAGVIYFINNKQFAGFLIAFLVLFLASGIGSGSTFQMIPTIFIPKEAAPVIGFSAAFAAYGSFFIPKLFGWSVNTTGTPVTAFYFFIGFYVISFGVNWYFYQRKGTGAKSLAKQVG